In Listeria cossartiae subsp. cossartiae, the following proteins share a genomic window:
- the mdrT gene encoding cholic acid efflux MFS transporter MdrT, with protein MNSTAVERPVDVNGKSYSRSLLVVTMIIGAFVAILNQTLLATALPMIMDDLHITAATGQWLTTAFLLTNGIMIPITALLIEKISSKTLFITAMTVFTIGTIIASVAGSFPVLLTGRIVQAAGAGIMMPLLQTIFLLIFPREKRGAAMGLMGLVIAFAPAIGPTLSGWIVDSYDWRVLFLILIPIAVIDIILAFFGMKKVVKLTDTKIDFLSIVMSSIGFGSLLYGFSSAGNDGWGDATVITMLIIGVVVIGLFVWRQLVIENPMLELHVFKYPVFSLSVVLGSIVTMAMIGAEIVLPLYIQTIRGESALQSGLLLLPGAIIMGIMSPITGIIFDKIGAKWLTITGVTILTIGTIPFMFLTMDTPLWYIVVFYAVRFFGISMAMMPVSTAGMNALPNHLINHGSAVNNTIRQIAGSIGTAVLITVLTNVTKDNMPGKALMATDPASFAQKAQDASLDGMRAAFMVAAIFAAIGMILSLFLKNKKQEPIVKEYTK; from the coding sequence TTGAATAGTACAGCAGTAGAACGGCCCGTTGATGTTAACGGGAAGTCGTATAGTAGAAGTTTATTAGTAGTAACAATGATTATTGGGGCATTTGTAGCGATTTTGAATCAGACGTTACTTGCAACAGCACTGCCAATGATTATGGATGATTTGCATATTACAGCAGCAACTGGGCAATGGTTAACGACAGCTTTCTTGCTGACAAATGGGATTATGATTCCGATTACAGCACTTTTAATTGAAAAAATTAGTTCGAAAACGTTATTTATTACGGCGATGACTGTATTTACAATTGGTACAATTATTGCATCAGTGGCGGGTTCTTTCCCGGTATTACTTACTGGTCGTATTGTTCAAGCGGCTGGTGCAGGGATTATGATGCCGTTACTTCAAACAATCTTCTTGCTGATTTTCCCTCGTGAAAAACGTGGGGCGGCAATGGGGCTGATGGGGCTTGTTATTGCGTTTGCTCCAGCAATTGGGCCAACATTGTCTGGTTGGATTGTAGATTCGTATGATTGGCGCGTATTATTTCTTATTTTAATTCCAATCGCAGTAATCGATATTATTTTAGCGTTCTTTGGAATGAAAAAAGTAGTGAAATTAACTGATACAAAAATTGATTTTCTTTCGATTGTCATGTCTTCAATTGGTTTTGGGTCACTCCTTTATGGATTTAGTTCAGCGGGGAATGATGGTTGGGGAGATGCGACAGTTATTACGATGTTAATTATTGGTGTCGTTGTTATTGGGCTGTTTGTATGGCGCCAACTGGTTATTGAGAATCCGATGCTTGAACTGCATGTGTTTAAATATCCAGTATTTTCATTGTCAGTTGTTCTTGGTTCGATTGTAACAATGGCGATGATTGGTGCGGAGATTGTATTGCCACTTTATATTCAAACCATTCGCGGGGAGTCGGCGCTTCAGTCAGGTCTGTTATTACTTCCGGGTGCGATTATTATGGGGATAATGAGTCCGATTACGGGTATTATTTTCGATAAAATTGGGGCAAAATGGCTGACGATTACCGGGGTTACCATTTTGACTATCGGTACAATTCCATTTATGTTCTTAACGATGGATACGCCGCTTTGGTATATTGTTGTGTTTTACGCAGTGAGATTCTTCGGGATTTCGATGGCGATGATGCCAGTTTCGACTGCGGGTATGAATGCACTTCCTAACCACTTGATTAATCACGGTTCGGCAGTGAATAATACGATTCGACAAATTGCTGGTTCAATTGGAACTGCGGTACTTATTACTGTTTTAACGAATGTGACGAAAGATAATATGCCAGGTAAGGCGCTTATGGCGACCGACCCAGCTAGTTTTGCTCAAAAAGCGCAAGATGCTAGTTTGGACGGAATGCGTGCGGCGTTTATGGTTGCTGCAATTTTCGCGGCTATTGGGATGATTTTAAGTCTATTCCTTAAAAATAAAAAACAAGAACCAATCGTCAAAGAATATACGAAATAA